The proteins below are encoded in one region of Gammaproteobacteria bacterium:
- the rplT gene encoding 50S ribosomal protein L20, whose protein sequence is MSRAKNSVAAHARHKEVLKRAKGYRGARSRTFRAARQAVIRAGEYAYRDRRGRKRFFRGLWIVRINAAARHFGLSYSRLIAGMARAGIEIDRKMLAELAVSDPDAFGKIAEKAKAALAA, encoded by the coding sequence ATGTCACGAGCGAAGAACAGCGTCGCCGCGCACGCCCGCCACAAGGAGGTGCTGAAGCGCGCCAAAGGCTACCGCGGCGCCCGCAGCAGGACTTTCCGCGCCGCCCGCCAGGCGGTCATCCGCGCCGGCGAGTACGCCTACCGCGACCGCCGCGGGCGCAAGCGGTTTTTCCGCGGCCTGTGGATTGTCCGCATCAACGCCGCCGCGCGACACTTCGGCCTGTCCTACAGCCGCCTGATCGCCGGCATGGCGCGGGCCGGCATCGAGATAGACCGCAAAATGCTGGCCGAACTCGCGGTCAGCGACCCGGACGCTTTCGGCAAGATTGCCGAGAAGGCAAAGGCCGCGCTCGCCGCCTGA
- the rpmI gene encoding 50S ribosomal protein L35, whose amino-acid sequence MPKLKTNRGAAKRFRKTASGSYRKKHSHARHILTKKSAKRKRNLRAPDLIHASDEAVMRKLLPYA is encoded by the coding sequence ATGCCGAAACTGAAAACCAACCGCGGCGCCGCCAAGCGCTTCCGCAAGACGGCCTCCGGCTCGTACCGCAAGAAGCACTCGCACGCGCGCCACATCCTGACGAAGAAAAGCGCCAAGCGCAAGCGCAACCTGCGCGCGCCCGACCTGATACACGCCAGCGACGAGGCCGTGATGCGCAAGTTGCTGCCGTACGCGTAA
- the infC gene encoding translation initiation factor IF-3, translated as MKLTKRNRLNDEINDLNVRLIDPEGVNMGIMSATDARRFATERELDLVELVPNASPPVCRVMDYGKFRFEQRKKAQQARKKQKRTQVKEIKFRPGTDKMDYETKLRSLVRFLQDGDKAKIVLRFRGREMMHRELGMKMLERVRDDLAEHAVVEQAPKNEGRMIVMVMAPKKKQQQN; from the coding sequence ATCAAGCTGACAAAAAGAAATCGTTTGAACGACGAGATCAACGATTTGAACGTGCGTCTGATTGACCCCGAGGGCGTCAACATGGGCATCATGAGCGCCACCGACGCGCGCCGTTTCGCAACCGAGCGCGAACTCGACCTGGTCGAGTTGGTGCCGAACGCGTCGCCGCCGGTGTGCCGGGTCATGGACTACGGCAAATTCCGTTTCGAGCAGCGCAAGAAGGCGCAGCAGGCGCGAAAGAAGCAGAAGCGCACGCAGGTCAAGGAGATCAAGTTCAGGCCGGGCACCGACAAGATGGATTACGAGACCAAGCTGCGCAGTTTGGTCCGCTTCCTGCAGGACGGCGACAAGGCCAAGATTGTTCTGCGATTCAGGGGCCGCGAGATGATGCACCGGGAACTGGGAATGAAGATGCTGGAGCGGGTGCGCGACGACCTCGCCGAGCACGCCGTCGTCGAGCAGGCGCCGAAGAACGAGGGGCGCATGATTGTGATGGTCATGGCGCCGAAGAAGAAACAGCAGCAGAATTGA